The nucleotide sequence CTCTATTGCCAAGAGAAGATTTACCAAGTAAAAACTCAACTGCTTCACTGCTTTGGTAATTGCCGCAAAGTCTTTGAACATAATCATTATTATTTCCTAAATTGAGTCTTATATAGTCCAACTGAACTTCCAATTTTGCATTTTCAAGAATTGAATCGAAAGTTTCTGGAAATAATGATTTTTTGAGTGAATCGATATTTTTAACGTTAAATTTCGGATTTCTTTCATTTTCAGGAAGATTCATCTGTTCGGCATATTCAATGATGTTTTTTGCAATATCAAAATATTGCGAACCCATAAATCTTGTTTGCCTAAAAGCAGAAAGCTGACTTTCAATAGGCTTTAGTTCATTTCTCAATTTGCTTATAGAATCCCAAATATGGCTGTACTTTGCTCTCAAATCATCATTGGCTTCAACTTCATCTCTAATTTTATTTTCAAAATCTCTTTTTCTCGCAATAATATACGGGTCCAATAATCCGGCTTGCATGTAATGAAAAACTTTCTGACTATTTCCAATTCTCCTTCTAATACTTTCAAATTCATCTGCTCTATCGGGATATTGATATTTCAGATCTTCCAGTAAATTGTAATATGTGTCAAAAAGAAATGCTCTGTTTCTGTATGTTATATCTCTACTATATTCAATTTGAGAAACGGTATTTAATCTATCTGTTGAACCTGGATTACCGACAGAAAAAATAACCTCATCCTTTTGAACGCCATTTTTACTAAACTTAAAATAATTATCTGAAGTTAAAGGTTTGCCATTATCATCGTAAACCCTAAAAAAAGCACAATCCAAATCGTATCTTGGATAAGTAAAATTGTCCAAATCACCGCCAAAGGATCCAATTGATTCTTCAGGAACAAAAACCAATCTTACATCGGTATACCTTTTGTATCCGTATATTGAATGTTTTCCGCCGTTGAATAAAGAAACTAATTGACATTCAAGACCGGTTTCAGAATTATAGTATTCAATTAATTCCCTGGCTTTTTTATCCTTATTTGCAACTCTTTCTTCATCGGTAGCTCCCATGTCAATTGCTTCATTAATAGCGTCGGTTACATCAACCATAAACGCCAATTGTTCGGCAAACATGTTAGGGACTTTTCTCTCATCTTCAAGATTTTTGGCATAAAATCCGGTTTTTTCAAGATCCTCTCCTTCCTTTTCAACAGCGTCTCGGTGCCAAGTTGAACAATGATTGTTTGTCATTATCAAACCGTTTTCCGAAACAAAAGAAGCAGTACATCCGGGAATTCTTAATGCTGATAGTCTTACATCTTCAAACCATTCGTCAGTGGGGGTAAATCCATACGTTTCACTTATGTATTGAATCGGCGGATAATCGAATGTCCACATTTTTCCAGTATCGAAAATATCGGATTCAACAGCCGTTTCATCTTTTTTTTGCGCAAAATATAATTGTGAGACAAAAATAAATACTAATAAATAGCCAAAAAATTTGGAATAATTGCTTTTCATCCTTCTCCTTTTAGATTTAAATTAACCAGTAAAATTATATATTAGTCCACCATTTTACAAATAAGGTTGTGACGCCGAAAAATATTAATTTATTTAAAATATGTAAGACGGATATATACATTATATGAATAGATTATCTAAGCAGGTTAAATGAAGGATTCCGGGAAATAGTTTGGAATTAGCTGTTTTTCATCTTTAATTGTTCCTAAACAGTTTGAACATTTTTTAACGTAAAAAACTATAGCGGTTTCGTTTTTCATTAATGGAATGAAATTTAAAATTGATTGGCAGTTTTCACATTGTACCAAATGAGAATGAGTTGATTCCGATTTGCAATCATTACAAAGAAGCTCATGTTCCGTAAAATTATGATTTTGTTTAACTGGAAAAAAGGCTGAACAATTTTGATTTCCGCACTTTACTATTTTAGATTTTTTGATTTTATTTTTCCCAAAATTACCTAAGTAAAATATAACCGAAAATTAAAATTAACTATGTAAAAATTTATCCTAAATAGTATATGTTTTTGTATTTTTAGGAAAACGTAATTCATATTTAAAACTGAGGTAAAAATGACTAAAATTCCGGGATTTAAAGCTTACGACATTAGGGGAAAAGTTCCTTCAGAATTAAATACAGATTTAGCATATAAAGTAGGCATGACATTCGTAAAGCATCAAAATGCAAAAAAAGTACTGATTGGCAGAGACGTAAGAGTATCTTCGCCGGAACTTTCAAAAGCGCTCGCACAAGGTTTATCTGATGCGGGATGCAGTGTAATAGATTTAGGTCTCTGCGGAACAGAAATGATTTATTTCGGCACACCGTTTTTGGACGCTGACGGCGGAGTTATGATTACCGCAAGTCACAATCCGCCTGAATATAATGGACTTAAATTTGTTAAAAAAGGTTCCAAACCAATGGGCTATGATTCTGGTTTAAGCGAAATTGAACAAATGATTGTGAATAATGATCTCGGAGAAAACGCCTCTCAAAAAGGTGAAATTACTGAAATAGATATAATGGAAGATTTTACAAAAAGTTTATCAAAATTTTATGATGCTTCAAAAATCAATAAATTTAAGGTTGTTGTTAATGCGGGAAACGGATGCGTTGGACCAGCATTGGATTCGTTGGAAAAATATTTGCCGATTGAAATGATAAAAGTTCACCATAATCCCGATTCTAGTTTTCCGAACGGAGTACCAAATCCGCTACTTCCGGAAAATAGATATTCTACAATAGATGCTATGAAAAAATCAAATGCCGATCTCGGCGTTGCTTGGGACGGCGACTACGACAGATGTTTTTTCTTTGATGAAAAAGGAAATTTTATTGAAGGTTATTATATCGTCGGTTTATTGGCAAAATCATTATTGAAAAAATTTCCCGGCGAGAAAATTGTACATGATCCAAGACTAATTTGGAATACTTTGGAAGAAGTTAAAAATGCAGGTGGAATTGCGGTAGAATCCGTAAGCGGTCATGCCTTTATCAAACAAAAAATGAGAGAAGTGAACGCAATTTACGGCGGCGAAATGTCCGCTCATCATTATTTTAGAGATAATTTTTATTCAGACAGCGGATTAATTCCATTTCTTTTGATATTGGAATTATTAAGTACGGAAGGAAAAACTTTATCTCAGTTAGTTGGGAAAATGATTGAAAGTTTTCCGTGCTCTGGTGAAATTAATTCCAAAGTTGAAAACCCGATTGAGAAACTTTCTCAATTGAAATCAAAATATTCCGACGGTAAATTGGATGAGGTTGACGGTATTAGCATTGAATATCCAAATTGGAGATTTAATGTTAGAATGAGCAATACGGAACCATTACTTAGGCTGAATGTTGAATCGAGAAGCGACATAAAATTGATGGAAGAAAAAACAAAAGAAATCTTAGAATTTATAAGAAATTAAAAATAATTGTCTGAACATTTATAGTATTAAATGCGTCTAAAAAACACAGTTTTAGGAGAATAAAATGTCCGAAGAAAAAATTCCAATTGACGTTGATAAATTATTAAAGAATAAATTGAAAAATTTAAGCGTCGGCGAATTGGAAAAAGCTATTTCCGCTTCCGTTTCAAACTTAGTCGGCGAAGATTACAAATGCACAATTGACGAAGTAAAATATACTTTGTTCAGCGGTGCCGATTTTCACATCAAGATAGAACTAAGTTATAACTCAGACAAATAATATCTGATCATTTTTTTTATAAACTTATAAATGCTGCACTTAATGTGCGGCATTTTCATTTCATTGTAAAACAAAAATTAATCCAATCTATATCTTTAATTCCTAAAAAGAAATACTTATTCCATTTCAGCAGTTAAATATTATTAGGCTATAAGACATTATATTCTATCTGGCTTGATTTTTATTTAAATTTGAAAAAAAAATGAATAAACAAAAATGAATGAATTTAACTAAAAAATTTATACGGATATTTGTTTTGTTAATTCATCAACCACATAATTTATTTCATCTTTAGTATTGTAGAAGTGAGGTGAAAACCGAATTAGTCCTTCTCTTAAAGAGCAAGCGATTTTTCTCTCCTTAAGGTTTCTCATAATATTTTCAGTATTATTGATCTTGAGTGAAACAATTCCCGCAATATTTTTCATTTCAATATTTTTCAAAATCGGATTTAATCCATTATCTGTAAGCTTTTGAATAAAATAAGTTGAGTTTTCTAAAATTTTATTTTCAATTTGTGCATAACCGATTTTTTCAAAAAGATTTAATGATTCATCAATTGCAATCATCGCGATTCTTGAATTAGTTCCATTTTGAAATCTGTCGGCATTATCCAATAAATCAAGTTTATAATCCAAAAAATGCCAAGCGTTTTTAACTGAAGTCCACCCAATATTTTTTGGTATAATTTTATCAAATAAATTTTTAGAGATATAAAAATAAGAAAGTCCTTGAAGACCCATCAGCCATTTTTGTGTTCCGCCGGCAAAAAAATCAACACTATAATTCCGCAAATTTATATTAACATTTCCGGCGGCTTGAATGCCGTCCACACAAAAAATAATATTTTTCGATTTACAATAATCACCAATTGCTTTTATATCCGCGCGGTAACCGGAGAGAAACTGAACCATGCTAATTGAAATAAGCCGAGTTTTTGAAGTCACTAATTTTTCAATTTCCGGAAGGTCAACTTTCCAATTTTCTGATTTAGCAAAAAGAATTTCCACACCAATATTTTTCAAATTTAAAAATGGATACACATTAGCCGGAAATTCAATATCGTTTAATATTATTTGGTCGCCGTATTTCCAATCCAATCCTTGGGCAATAATATTCATCGCATTAGAAACGTTATCTGTCCAACCAATTGAATTAACATCGGAGTTAACCAATCGCGCAATTTTTTCTTTTGCAGATTTAACTTGGGGAATTGTTTCAAAGTAATTTTCTACAACCGTTTCAGACCGCTGAAGTAAATATTCATCTAATTTGGATTTTACCAACGTTGAAATTGGTCCAACTGCAGCATGATTAAAATACACCAAACCGGTTTTTATATAAGGGAAATAATTTCTTGCTTCTTCAATAGTCGTCATAATTTTTTCTCAAAATAAAAAACCCAATTCAAATGAATTGGGTTAATGTAAAGATAAATATTTTTATTCTTCTATTTTTGCTCTTAGAGAATCCCAAATAACATAAACACATAGCAAACTGAACATTATAAACGCAAGTACAACAGCGGTATTTGATTCAGCCCATTCGTGCATAAACCAATCGGGCAAATTATTTTCTTTCAGTACAGCTTTAATAATAACGCTAACAACACCCATTAAAGCTCCTCCGGCAATAAATCCAGATGCGATCAATGTACCTCTTTCCCTTCTGGAATTATTAAGTTTTTCGTCTTTACTTCTTGTTGATACAAAATGCGCAATTAATCCGCCAATCAATAAAGGTGTATTTATTTCCTGAGGAAGATACATTCCAAGCGCAAAAGCAAGAGCAGGGACATTTATCATCACAAGAATTAATGAAACAAAAGCTCCGGCAATATATAACATCCAAGGTGCCGGCTGATTAGACATTAAAGGCTGAATAACGGCAGCCATTGCGTTTGCTTGAGGAGCCGGTAATCCGCCGCCGGCAAATCCGTAAATTCTATCCAACAACGAAATGATCCAAACAACAGTTGCGGCAGAAGCAATTGTTCCTACAAATTTCCAAGCTTCCTGTTTATTTGGTGACGAGCCTAACCAATATCCGATTTTCAAATCCGTTACAAATGAACCCGCGACTGAAAGCGCGGTGCATACAACTCCGCCTATAATTAAAGCCGATACCATTCCAGATGCGCCTGATAACCCGACTGCAACCAATATAATAGATGATAAAACTAATGTCATTAATGTCATGCCGGATACAGGATTATTTCCGGTGATAGCAATTGCATTTGCAGCAACTGTAGTAAATAAAAATGACATTATCATTACAATCAATAAGCCTGCAAGCGCATGAACAATATTAAATACAACTCCATATAAAAAGAAAATAAAAAGTATAATTGCAGTTAATATTATACCGCCTACAATTATTTTCATTGAAAGATCTTTCTGTGTTCTTAAAGAAGATTCTTGACCGCTTTTACCGCCGAAAATTTCTTTAACTGCCAAAGAAATCGCGGAACTTATAACTTTTGATGAACGAACAATTCCAATAAAACCGGCCATCGCAATTGCGCCGATGCCGATATGACGAACATAATTTGTAAAGATTTGTTCGGCAGACATATCTTTTATCAAAAGCTGAACATTTGCTCCAATTGGAGATGTAATAAATTGGCCTAAATAATTTATAATTGGAATAAGTACAAACCAAGAAACAAACGAACCGGCAACAATTATGAGCGAATATTTTAATCCTATTACGTAACCTAAACCTACTACCGCGGCACTTACGTTCAATCTAAAAACAAGTTTAAATTTATCCGCTACGGTTTGTCCCACTTCCACTACTCTTGATGTAAAAATTTCAGCCCAAGTTCCAAATGTTGAAATTAAAAAATCGTAAATACCGCCAATTAATCCCGCGCTAATTAAAACCATAGCTTGTGAACCGCCTTTTTCACCGGCTACCAATACCTCAGTTGTCGCGGTTCCTTCTGGAAATGGAAGTTTTCCGTGCATTTCTGAAACAAAGTATTTTCTAAACGGAATTAAAAATAAAATTCCTAAAAACGCGCCGAATAATGAAGCCATAAACATTTGAAAAAACGACGCTTCAAGTTTTAAAATATAAATACCTGGTAATGTAAAAATTGCACCAGCAACAACTGCTCCGGAAGTAGAACCGATTGATTGAATAATTACATTTTGACCCATTGAATCTTTCTTTTTCAAAATATTTGAAAATCCAACGGCAAGAATTGCTATCGGAATAGCGGCTTCAAAAACTTGTCCGACTTTCAATCCTAAATACGCTGCAGCGGCAGAAAATAAAACTGCCATTATTAAACCGGTAATAACTGAATAAGGTGTTACCTCAGTAATTTTTGAATTTGGCGACATAACCGGAATGTACTCTTCGCCCGGTTTAAGTTCCGAATATGCATTTGATGGTAAACCAATTGGTTTGCCGCTAGTTGAATTTCCACTCATAAGCTTATTCCTCAGAATTTATTTTTATTACTTTTTTGAACTCAACTTCATCTGTATTTGCCGATTTAAAAATAATTTCGGCAAAATAATCCGCGCCTTTTTCTTTGGCAATTTTCGGTTGAGAATAATCTGCCTTTATTTCAATTTCATTGAAAGGAAAAAGGTTTAAGTTTTCTTTGTTGAATGTGATTTCTTCACTTTCGTCGTAATATGTTTTTTCACAAATATTAACTACCAGCTTACTATCAGCATTTGCGAAGCCAGGAATGAGATGATATTCAAATTTTTCAACTTCATTGTTTAACTTGTTTTGTTTATTTACAGACGACGATCCAAAATAATAAGACAAACCGTTAACATCAACCGCATTTCCTTTTTCATCATAAATCATTAATGCAAAATCAGTTACTTTATTAAAATCTTCTTTGCTCAAATTTATTTTAAATTCCTTTTTACTTTCGCCTTGTTTCAATTCGAATGGAATTTTATATATGTTGTTTCCGCTTATTTCAATTTTGTAAGATTTGGTATATCCGAGAATTTTACCGGAAATTTTCAAATTCTTTTCTTTATCAAAATAATTTACCAAGGACATTGAATTACTTTCCGAAAGTGAATTTTTTGAAATATTAATTCCATCGATTTCCAAATCAAGATTATATATTGATTCTTTGGAGGAAGTGAATTGTCCCAACACAACTAACTCATATACTCCGGGATGTAAATCATATATCTCTTCAGCAGTATTAGGATTATCTTCAGAATTAAAAATCCCAAAATGCTTTTCACGTCCATCAGGATCATGCAAATAATATCGCAATGAAGAGTAATCATTCTTCTTTGAAGATATATTGACTTTTAAATTAGAAGTGCCAAAAGGAATTTTAAGGAAATATCTTTTATGCATTCCCGGCATAATTTTTTCCGATTCAAAATTTAAATTGTAATGGTTCTTTAGAT is from Ignavibacteriota bacterium and encodes:
- a CDS encoding phosphomannomutase gives rise to the protein MTKIPGFKAYDIRGKVPSELNTDLAYKVGMTFVKHQNAKKVLIGRDVRVSSPELSKALAQGLSDAGCSVIDLGLCGTEMIYFGTPFLDADGGVMITASHNPPEYNGLKFVKKGSKPMGYDSGLSEIEQMIVNNDLGENASQKGEITEIDIMEDFTKSLSKFYDASKINKFKVVVNAGNGCVGPALDSLEKYLPIEMIKVHHNPDSSFPNGVPNPLLPENRYSTIDAMKKSNADLGVAWDGDYDRCFFFDEKGNFIEGYYIVGLLAKSLLKKFPGEKIVHDPRLIWNTLEEVKNAGGIAVESVSGHAFIKQKMREVNAIYGGEMSAHHYFRDNFYSDSGLIPFLLILELLSTEGKTLSQLVGKMIESFPCSGEINSKVENPIEKLSQLKSKYSDGKLDEVDGISIEYPNWRFNVRMSNTEPLLRLNVESRSDIKLMEEKTKEILEFIRN
- a CDS encoding aminotransferase class V-fold PLP-dependent enzyme, translated to MTTIEEARNYFPYIKTGLVYFNHAAVGPISTLVKSKLDEYLLQRSETVVENYFETIPQVKSAKEKIARLVNSDVNSIGWTDNVSNAMNIIAQGLDWKYGDQIILNDIEFPANVYPFLNLKNIGVEILFAKSENWKVDLPEIEKLVTSKTRLISISMVQFLSGYRADIKAIGDYCKSKNIIFCVDGIQAAGNVNINLRNYSVDFFAGGTQKWLMGLQGLSYFYISKNLFDKIIPKNIGWTSVKNAWHFLDYKLDLLDNADRFQNGTNSRIAMIAIDESLNLFEKIGYAQIENKILENSTYFIQKLTDNGLNPILKNIEMKNIAGIVSLKINNTENIMRNLKERKIACSLREGLIRFSPHFYNTKDEINYVVDELTKQISV
- a CDS encoding S46 family peptidase; the protein is MKSNYSKFFGYLLVFIFVSQLYFAQKKDETAVESDIFDTGKMWTFDYPPIQYISETYGFTPTDEWFEDVRLSALRIPGCTASFVSENGLIMTNNHCSTWHRDAVEKEGEDLEKTGFYAKNLEDERKVPNMFAEQLAFMVDVTDAINEAIDMGATDEERVANKDKKARELIEYYNSETGLECQLVSLFNGGKHSIYGYKRYTDVRLVFVPEESIGSFGGDLDNFTYPRYDLDCAFFRVYDDNGKPLTSDNYFKFSKNGVQKDEVIFSVGNPGSTDRLNTVSQIEYSRDITYRNRAFLFDTYYNLLEDLKYQYPDRADEFESIRRRIGNSQKVFHYMQAGLLDPYIIARKRDFENKIRDEVEANDDLRAKYSHIWDSISKLRNELKPIESQLSAFRQTRFMGSQYFDIAKNIIEYAEQMNLPENERNPKFNVKNIDSLKKSLFPETFDSILENAKLEVQLDYIRLNLGNNNDYVQRLCGNYQSSEAVEFLLGKSSLGNREKALSFLENSPNDILNSNDPFIYYVKNTKDKVNELSKKLKEITDTESILENMLGKVIYEIYGTEIPPDANFTLRISDGVLESFDYNGTKAIEKTTFYGMYDRYYGSDKNYPWDLPERWTKIPSDFDLSTTFNFISTNDIIGGNSGSAVINKDAEVVGLAFDGNVSSIIGNFIYLPEDNRMVSVATQAIVESLDKIYKADRIVEELKTGKIAD
- a CDS encoding oligopeptide transporter, OPT family gives rise to the protein MSGNSTSGKPIGLPSNAYSELKPGEEYIPVMSPNSKITEVTPYSVITGLIMAVLFSAAAAYLGLKVGQVFEAAIPIAILAVGFSNILKKKDSMGQNVIIQSIGSTSGAVVAGAIFTLPGIYILKLEASFFQMFMASLFGAFLGILFLIPFRKYFVSEMHGKLPFPEGTATTEVLVAGEKGGSQAMVLISAGLIGGIYDFLISTFGTWAEIFTSRVVEVGQTVADKFKLVFRLNVSAAVVGLGYVIGLKYSLIIVAGSFVSWFVLIPIINYLGQFITSPIGANVQLLIKDMSAEQIFTNYVRHIGIGAIAMAGFIGIVRSSKVISSAISLAVKEIFGGKSGQESSLRTQKDLSMKIIVGGIILTAIILFIFFLYGVVFNIVHALAGLLIVMIMSFLFTTVAANAIAITGNNPVSGMTLMTLVLSSIILVAVGLSGASGMVSALIIGGVVCTALSVAGSFVTDLKIGYWLGSSPNKQEAWKFVGTIASAATVVWIISLLDRIYGFAGGGLPAPQANAMAAVIQPLMSNQPAPWMLYIAGAFVSLILVMINVPALAFALGMYLPQEINTPLLIGGLIAHFVSTRSKDEKLNNSRRERGTLIASGFIAGGALMGVVSVIIKAVLKENNLPDWFMHEWAESNTAVVLAFIMFSLLCVYVIWDSLRAKIEE